A section of the Ranitomeya imitator isolate aRanImi1 chromosome 7, aRanImi1.pri, whole genome shotgun sequence genome encodes:
- the LOC138646111 gene encoding protein FAM200C-like — protein sequence MAKRKKDEEYRTFQQEWTDEFAFVERAGSPVCLICNDKIASMKRSNIKRHFDTRHASFASKYPEGDSRKKACQELLCKVQASQQQLRVWTQQGDLNSASFVGALAIVRNGKPFTDGEYAKTFMLDVANELFDDFPDKAKIIKRIKDMPLSARTVHDRAIMMANQIEASQVKDINTALFFSLALDESTDVSHISQFSIIARYAVGDTLHEESLAVLPLKGTTRGDDLFKSFTEFTKEKNLPMHKLISVCTDGAPSMVGKNKGFVALLREHEKRPILSFHCILHQEALCAQMFGEQLGEVMSLVIQVVNFIVARALNDRQFKTLLDEVGNNYPGLLLHSNVRWLSRGKVLSRFAACLSEIRTFLEMKNVDHPELSNTEWLLKFFYLVDMTEHLNQLNVKMQGVGNTVLSLQQAVFAFENKLELFIADIETGRLIHFEKLGEFKDACTANDPAQHLDIQQLAGFTSNLLQSFKARFGEFREHTRLFKFITHPHECALDSTDLSYIPGVSIRDFELQAADLKASDMWVNKFKSLNEDLEKLARQQAELASKHKWREMKQLQHADQLIVKTWNALPVTYQTLQRVGIAVLTMFGSTYACEQSFSHLKHIKTNIRSRLTDGSLNACMKLNLTTYEPDYKAISKSMQHQKSH from the coding sequence ATGGCTAAAAGAAAGAAGGATGAGGAGTATCGTACTTTTCAGCAGGAGTGGACAGACGAATTTGCCTTTGTGGAGAGAGCAGGTTCACCAGTTTGTCTTATATGCAATGATAAAATTGCATCCATGAAGCGGTCAAATATAAAGCGCCACTTTGACACACGCCATGCTTCATTTGCATCGAAATATCCTGAAGGGGACAGCAGGAAGAAAGCCTGTCAAGAGCTGCTGTGCAAAGTGCAAGCTAGTCAGCAGCAACTTCGAGTTTGGACCCAACAAGGTGACTTAAATTCGGCTAGCTTTGTTGGTGCTTTGGCAATTGTCAGAAACGGAAAACCATTCACAGATGGGGAGTATGCCAAAACATTTATGCTTGATGTTgccaatgaactttttgatgattttccggATAAAGCCAAGATTATCAAACGGATAAAAGACATGCCTCTGTCAGCAAGAACAGTTCATGACCGTGCCATCATGATGGCAAATCAGATTGAGGCATCCCAAGTGAAGGACATAAATACAGCTCTGTTCTTTTCTCTTGCTTTGGATGAATCAACTGACGTAAGCCATATATCTCAGTTCAGCATCATTGCAAGGTATGCTGTCGGTGACACGTTACATGAGGAAAGTCTTGCTGTTTTGCCTCTGAAAGGGACAACAAGAGGGGATGATTTGTTCAAGTCATTCACTGAGTTCACTAAAGAAAAAaatctaccaatgcataaacttaTTTCAGTGTGTACTGATGGTGCTCCAAGCATGGTAGGAAAAAACAAAGGATTTGTAGCGCTTCTTCGTGAACATGAAAAAAGACCTATCCTTAGTTTTCACTGCATCCTACATCAGGAGGCACTTTGTGCTCAGATGTTTGGTGAGCAGCTTGGTGAGGTGATGTCACTTGTCATTCAGGTGGTCAACTTTATTGTTGCCCGTGCTTTAAATGATCGCCAGTTTAAAACACTCCTGGATGAAGTTGGGAATAATTATCCtggtctgcttctgcacagcaacgtGCGCTGGCTGTCAAGAGGGAAGGTGCTCAGCCGTTTCGCAGCTTGTCTGAGTGAAATACGAACTTTTCTTGAAATGAAAAACGTTGACCATCCTGAGTTGTCCAACACTGAGTGGCTCCTGAAGTTCTTCTATCTTGTAGATATGACTGAACATCTGAACCAGCTCAATGTGAAAATGCAAGGCGTTGGTAATACAGTTTTATCGCTTCAACAAGCTGTGTTTGCATTTGAAAATAAGCTGGAACTGTTTATCGCAGACATTGAAACAGGTCGTTTAATACACTTTGAAAAACTGGGAGAGTTTAAAGATGCATGCACAGCAAATGACCCTGCACAACATCTTGATATTCAGCAGCTAGCAGGCTTTACATCCAATCTCCTGCAATCATTCAAAGCGCGCTTTGGAGAATTTCGTGAGCACACTCGTCTTTTTAAGTTCATCACTCATCCACATGAGTGTGCACTGGACAGCACTGACCTGAGTTATATCCCTGGTGTCTCCATCAGAGATTTTGAGCTACAAGCTGCTGACCTGAAGGCTTCAGACATGTGGGTGAATAAGTTTAAATCACTTAATGAAGATTTGGAAAAACTTGCACGACAGCAAGCAGAGTTGGCAAGCAAACACAAGTGGAGAGAAATGAAACAACTCCAACATGCAGACCAGCTGATTGTCAAAACTTGGAATGCACTTCCTGTCACATACCAAACACTGCAGCGTGTGGGTATTGCTGTACTGACAATGTTTGGCTCTACCTATGCATGCGAGCAGTCTTTCTCACATCTAAAGCACATCAAGACTAACATACGTTCACGTTTAACGGATGGAAGTCTCAACGCCTGCATGAAGCTAAACCTCACCACGTATGAACCAGATTACAAAGCCATCAGCAAATCCATGCAGCACCAGAAGTCACATTAA